The following proteins come from a genomic window of Hymenobacter canadensis:
- a CDS encoding CocE/NonD family hydrolase: protein MTHSYFRSALLAGILLAAAAPARAQLVTPAEKAYQAQMMADTLYIRQHYTKTEYQIPMRDGRKLYTIVYAPNDAGQVKYPIMLNRTPYAVGPYGPGTYKKVLGPSSTMMRDGYIFAYQDVRGRYMSEGEFVDMRPEKDTHNGKNDIDEGTDTFDTIAWLLKNGPKNNGRVGQWGISYPGFYTAAGLLSRHPALKAASPQAPIADWFWDDFHHNGAFFLPHAFNFYASFGLPRPTPTPTGNPGFKHGTPDGYDFFLKMGPLKNADAQYYKGQVAFWKDLMSHPNYDQFWQERNLRPHLKNLNKGTAILTVGGFNDAEDLFGALEIYKSIERQNPGQRNGLVMGPWVHGGWARGLGELVGNVDYGPSPSQYYQTEIEAPFFKANLKDGKPAATPEATVFESGTNRWRTFDAWPPKESKEKVLYFQPSGMISFEKPASGAEFDQYLSDPTHPVPSNENMATGMTREYMTDDQRFASRRPDVLTYQTDVLTEDMTLAGPIQALLQVATTGTDADWVVKIIDVYPNDTPDNPRLLPNVRLGGYQQMVRSEVMRGRFRNSFEKPEAFVPGQVTAVPFTVQDLCHTFRKGHRLMVQVQSTWFPMVDRNPQNFVPNIFEADAKDFQTATHRLYHSPQHASQLTLKVL, encoded by the coding sequence ATGACCCACTCCTACTTCCGTTCGGCGCTGCTGGCGGGAATCCTGCTGGCGGCTGCCGCCCCGGCCCGTGCCCAGCTCGTTACGCCCGCTGAAAAAGCCTATCAGGCCCAAATGATGGCCGATACGCTCTACATCCGGCAGCACTACACCAAAACGGAATACCAGATTCCGATGCGCGACGGCCGCAAGCTCTACACCATCGTGTACGCGCCCAACGACGCCGGCCAGGTAAAATACCCGATTATGCTCAACCGCACACCCTACGCGGTGGGCCCCTACGGCCCGGGCACCTACAAGAAAGTGCTGGGCCCGAGCAGCACTATGATGCGCGACGGCTACATCTTCGCCTACCAGGACGTGCGCGGCCGCTACATGTCGGAGGGCGAGTTTGTGGATATGCGGCCGGAAAAGGACACGCACAACGGCAAAAACGACATCGACGAGGGCACTGACACCTTCGACACCATTGCGTGGCTGCTGAAAAACGGACCCAAAAACAACGGCCGCGTGGGCCAGTGGGGCATCAGCTACCCCGGCTTCTACACCGCCGCCGGCCTGCTCAGCCGCCACCCGGCCCTGAAAGCCGCCTCGCCCCAGGCCCCCATTGCCGATTGGTTCTGGGACGACTTCCACCACAACGGCGCGTTTTTCCTGCCCCACGCCTTCAACTTCTACGCCAGCTTCGGGCTGCCGCGCCCCACCCCTACGCCCACCGGCAACCCCGGCTTCAAGCACGGCACCCCCGACGGCTACGACTTCTTCCTGAAGATGGGGCCGCTGAAAAACGCCGACGCGCAGTATTACAAAGGCCAGGTGGCATTCTGGAAGGATTTGATGAGCCACCCCAACTACGACCAGTTCTGGCAGGAGCGCAACCTGCGCCCGCACCTCAAAAACCTAAACAAAGGCACCGCCATCCTCACGGTAGGCGGATTCAATGATGCCGAGGACCTGTTTGGGGCCCTGGAAATCTACAAGAGCATCGAGCGGCAGAACCCCGGCCAGCGCAACGGACTCGTGATGGGGCCGTGGGTGCACGGAGGCTGGGCCCGTGGCCTAGGCGAGCTGGTCGGCAACGTCGATTACGGCCCGTCGCCGTCGCAGTACTACCAGACGGAAATAGAGGCGCCCTTCTTCAAGGCCAACCTGAAAGATGGCAAGCCCGCCGCCACGCCCGAAGCCACGGTTTTTGAAAGCGGCACCAACCGCTGGCGCACCTTCGATGCCTGGCCGCCCAAAGAGTCCAAGGAAAAGGTGCTGTACTTTCAGCCCAGCGGCATGATTTCGTTTGAGAAGCCTGCCAGCGGCGCCGAGTTCGACCAGTACCTGAGCGACCCGACCCACCCGGTACCTTCCAACGAAAACATGGCCACCGGCATGACCCGGGAGTACATGACCGACGACCAGCGCTTCGCCTCGCGCCGCCCCGACGTGCTGACCTACCAGACCGACGTACTGACCGAGGACATGACGCTGGCCGGCCCCATCCAGGCCCTGCTGCAGGTGGCCACCACCGGCACCGACGCCGACTGGGTGGTGAAAATTATCGACGTGTACCCGAACGATACGCCCGACAACCCGCGCCTGCTGCCCAACGTGCGCCTCGGCGGCTACCAGCAGATGGTGCGCTCCGAGGTGATGCGCGGCCGCTTCCGCAACAGCTTCGAGAAGCCCGAGGCCTTCGTGCCAGGCCAAGTGACGGCCGTGCCCTTCACGGTGCAGGACCTGTGCCACACCTTCCGCAAGGGCCACCGCCTGATGGTGCAAGTGCAAAGCACCTGGTTCCCGATGGTGGACCGCAACCCGCAGAACTTCGTGCCCAACATCTTTGAGGCCGATGCCAAGGACTTCCAGACGGCCACGCACCGCCTTTACCACTCGCCGCAGCACGCTTCGCAGCTCACCCTAAAAGTGCTGTAG
- a CDS encoding ribonuclease D, which translates to MSAIQYLTTAAEVQQAALALSTAPRIAIDLEFDDMRHRYGRNLALIQIFDGQSMLLIDPLPLTNPAHDLEPLWAILRDPAVEKVFHSCKSDILLLDELYGVHVRNITDTSVQYTLLAEADNNISLGRLIQSELGLEVDKGEQKSNWLKRPLTEAQKLYAANDVLYLFELADRLRDKLAALGRLHWADEENAALEEVRYTRDERPYLRVAGKYRIMPQEMPLFRDLYMLRDQVARQLDRPPYMVFANERLPELVRDTPRSLNDWKNARGLHPELKRTPYLEQLTALSPDNFVAVPEPAVAGEQRRFPFRRRLSGEKANRADAREQLLLQLKNHITTDLNGYVANLVLSNRLVADIIELGADQVLRPWQKTILQETTQRHGLEYSQIAEPF; encoded by the coding sequence ATGTCTGCCATTCAATACCTTACCACTGCTGCAGAAGTGCAGCAAGCCGCCCTGGCACTCAGCACGGCCCCCCGCATTGCCATCGACCTGGAGTTTGATGACATGCGCCACCGCTACGGCCGCAATCTGGCGCTGATTCAGATTTTTGACGGGCAGTCCATGCTGCTCATCGACCCGCTGCCGCTCACCAACCCGGCCCACGACCTGGAGCCGCTCTGGGCCATTCTGCGCGACCCGGCCGTGGAAAAGGTGTTCCACTCCTGTAAGTCGGATATTCTGCTGCTCGATGAGTTGTACGGTGTGCATGTGCGCAACATCACCGACACCAGCGTGCAGTACACACTGCTGGCCGAAGCTGACAACAATATTTCGCTGGGCCGCCTGATTCAGTCTGAACTGGGGCTGGAGGTGGACAAGGGCGAGCAGAAATCCAACTGGCTGAAGCGCCCACTCACGGAAGCCCAGAAACTGTACGCCGCCAACGACGTGCTCTACCTGTTTGAGCTGGCCGACCGCCTGCGCGACAAGCTGGCCGCCCTGGGCCGCCTGCACTGGGCCGACGAGGAAAACGCTGCCCTGGAAGAAGTACGCTACACCCGCGACGAGCGCCCTTACCTGCGCGTAGCCGGCAAATACCGCATCATGCCCCAGGAAATGCCCCTGTTCCGCGACCTGTATATGCTCCGCGACCAAGTGGCCCGCCAGCTCGACCGGCCGCCCTACATGGTGTTTGCCAACGAGCGCCTGCCAGAGCTGGTGCGCGACACGCCCCGCAGCCTCAACGACTGGAAAAACGCCCGCGGCCTGCACCCCGAGCTGAAGCGCACCCCGTATCTGGAGCAGCTAACGGCTCTCTCGCCCGACAATTTCGTGGCCGTGCCGGAACCGGCCGTGGCGGGCGAGCAGCGCCGCTTCCCGTTCCGCCGCCGCCTCAGCGGCGAGAAGGCCAACCGCGCTGATGCCCGCGAGCAGCTGCTGCTCCAGCTCAAAAACCACATCACCACCGACCTGAACGGCTACGTGGCCAACCTCGTGCTGTCCAACCGCCTCGTGGCCGACATCATCGAGCTGGGCGCCGACCAAGTGCTGCGCCCTTGGCAGAAAACCATCCTGCAGGAAACCACCCAGCGCCACGGCCTGGAGTATAGCCAGATAGCCGAGCCGTTTTAA
- the aceA gene encoding isocitrate lyase, translating into MNKQERIAAIKQDWATNPRWKGIERPYTAEEVVKLQGSVQIEYSLARQGAERLWHLLHTEQYVAGLGALTGNQAVQEVQAGLNAIYLSGWQVAADANGAGQMYPDQSLYPADSVPAVVKRINNALLRADQIQSVSGEGDVHWMVPIIADAEAGFGGNLNAFELMKMMIEAGAAGVHFEDQLSSAKKCGHLGGKVLVPTQEAINKLVAARLAADVQGTPTLVVARTDADAADLLTADVDPRDLPFILQEAERTSEGFYRVRCGVEAGIARGLAYAPYADLIWMETSHPDLDQARQFADAIHAQFPGKLLAYNCSPSFNWAAKLSVEQMETYREELAAMGYKFQFITLAGFHALNTSMFELALAYKARGMAGYSELQEREFALQKHGFKAVKHQSFVGTGYFDAVQNVVTSNLTSTAALVGSTEEAQF; encoded by the coding sequence ATGAACAAGCAGGAACGCATTGCCGCTATCAAGCAGGACTGGGCCACAAATCCGCGCTGGAAAGGAATTGAGCGGCCATACACCGCCGAGGAAGTAGTGAAGCTGCAGGGCTCAGTGCAGATTGAGTACTCGCTGGCCCGCCAGGGTGCCGAGCGGCTCTGGCACCTGCTGCACACCGAGCAGTACGTAGCCGGCCTCGGCGCCCTCACCGGCAACCAGGCCGTGCAGGAAGTGCAGGCCGGCCTCAACGCCATTTACCTCTCGGGCTGGCAGGTGGCTGCTGATGCCAACGGCGCCGGCCAGATGTACCCCGATCAGAGCCTATACCCCGCTGACAGCGTGCCGGCCGTGGTGAAGCGCATCAACAACGCCCTGCTCCGCGCCGACCAGATTCAGAGCGTATCGGGCGAGGGCGACGTGCACTGGATGGTGCCGATTATAGCCGATGCCGAGGCGGGTTTCGGGGGCAACCTCAACGCCTTTGAGCTGATGAAGATGATGATTGAGGCCGGGGCCGCCGGCGTGCATTTCGAGGATCAGCTGTCGTCGGCGAAGAAGTGCGGGCACTTGGGCGGCAAGGTGCTCGTGCCCACCCAGGAGGCCATCAACAAGCTGGTAGCGGCCCGCCTCGCCGCCGACGTGCAGGGCACGCCCACGCTAGTAGTGGCCCGCACCGATGCCGATGCCGCCGACCTGCTCACGGCCGACGTAGACCCGCGCGACCTGCCGTTCATTCTGCAGGAAGCCGAGCGTACCTCCGAGGGCTTCTACCGGGTGCGCTGCGGCGTGGAAGCCGGCATTGCCCGCGGCCTAGCCTACGCCCCCTACGCCGACCTGATCTGGATGGAAACCTCCCACCCCGACCTGGATCAGGCCCGCCAGTTCGCCGATGCCATTCATGCGCAGTTCCCCGGCAAGCTGCTGGCTTACAACTGCTCGCCCTCGTTCAACTGGGCCGCCAAGCTCAGCGTGGAGCAGATGGAAACCTACCGCGAGGAGCTGGCGGCCATGGGCTACAAGTTCCAGTTCATCACGCTGGCTGGCTTCCACGCCCTCAACACCAGCATGTTCGAACTGGCGCTGGCCTACAAAGCCCGGGGCATGGCCGGCTACTCGGAGCTGCAGGAGCGCGAGTTTGCGCTGCAGAAGCACGGTTTCAAGGCCGTGAAGCACCAGAGCTTCGTGGGCACCGGCTATTTCGACGCCGTGCAGAACGTAGTAACCAGCAACCTCACCAGCACCGCCGCTTTAGTCGGTAGCACCGAGGAAGCGCAATTCTAG
- a CDS encoding SusC/RagA family TonB-linked outer membrane protein: MKQTSLIPILCAVAAATSVPAMAQTRAVTGRITGADGTGLPGVTVLERGTSNGTSTANDGTFSLNVQPGATLVVSSIGFTSQTLAVGNQSTLAVTLREDAVALSEAVVIGYGSQAKSEVTGSVTQLTSKDVENVPTVSFEQAIQGRTPGVTINQGSGKLGSGVQIRVRGSSSVTASNQPLYVIDGIPVTSQDVGSDTEPLNPLADLNPNDIESITILKDAASAAIYGSRASNGVVLVTTKQGRAGQSRVNLGYYVGTSETTKRREFLNAAQYKELFSEAATNEGYDPQEEFEGNGLDFNSTTDQKWSDEAFRKGKVSQYDLNVSGGDAKTRFYISTTYNDQTGIIIGNRYRRGSARVNLDHSITEKLRVGLNLSLTRSVNDRTPNDNAFSNPVQLNALPPIQPKFDATTGLLNQNTLYYNNLIDLDRGSNRAGTYRSFSNFNLSYQPIKDLTLRTEAGADFLNLNEELYRAAGTQDGGNTGYGYSNQVQVINYTTNNTAVYNKTLNEDHNVEALVGFSFQRSDTKRTSAEGRGFPNDQFTKVASAAIKTAGSSSSAEGFSFVSYFGRLNYAYQGKYLLSGSVRRDGSSRFGTNNPYGTFGAGSVGWVISEESFLKENSIINLLKLRASYGLTGNAEIGNFAARGLFGAVPYADQAGIRPSTVVGNPDLTWESTAQADLGLEFGFLDNRISGEIDVYNKKTSDLLLSRPLAFSNGYSSVTENVGELRNRGLEISLNTRNFDKEFKWITNFNISFNRNEITSLAAPIQSQYLGSVREGEPIGVFYGRKYAGVDPENGDALYYKADGATTNVASEAALQVVGNPTPKYTGGITNSFSWKGIDLSVLGQFVYGNDIYNAAGIYQSANGDYFDNQTIDQLKRWQQPGDITNVPQARLYAANGTVQSSRWVTKGSFLRVKNVTLGYNIPQTLAKRGYLQSARIYVSAQNLFTITNYDGYDPEVNTAAFGLANYLVGHDFYTPPLAKTFLVGINVGF; this comes from the coding sequence ATGAAACAAACTTCACTCATTCCTATACTGTGCGCCGTTGCAGCGGCCACGTCGGTGCCGGCTATGGCGCAGACGCGGGCCGTAACCGGCCGCATCACGGGTGCCGACGGCACCGGCCTGCCCGGCGTGACGGTGCTGGAACGCGGCACCTCCAACGGGACTAGCACTGCCAATGACGGCACATTCTCGCTGAACGTGCAGCCAGGTGCCACGCTGGTCGTCAGCTCTATCGGCTTCACCAGCCAGACCCTTGCGGTAGGCAATCAGTCGACGCTGGCCGTTACGCTGCGCGAAGACGCGGTGGCGCTCAGCGAAGCCGTGGTTATCGGTTATGGCTCGCAGGCCAAGTCGGAGGTAACCGGCTCCGTGACGCAGCTGACTAGCAAGGACGTGGAAAACGTGCCGACGGTAAGCTTCGAGCAGGCCATCCAGGGCCGCACGCCGGGCGTGACCATCAACCAGGGTTCCGGCAAACTGGGCTCCGGGGTGCAGATCCGGGTACGGGGCTCATCGTCGGTGACGGCGTCCAACCAGCCGCTGTATGTGATTGACGGTATTCCGGTGACGTCGCAGGACGTGGGCTCAGATACAGAGCCACTGAACCCGCTGGCCGACCTGAACCCGAACGATATCGAATCGATTACGATTCTGAAAGACGCGGCTTCGGCGGCAATCTACGGTTCGCGCGCTTCCAACGGGGTAGTGCTGGTAACGACCAAGCAGGGCCGGGCCGGTCAGTCGCGGGTGAACCTGGGCTACTACGTGGGCACCAGCGAAACCACCAAGCGCCGCGAGTTCCTGAACGCCGCGCAGTACAAGGAGCTGTTTTCGGAAGCAGCCACCAACGAAGGCTACGACCCGCAGGAGGAGTTTGAGGGCAACGGCTTGGATTTCAACTCCACTACCGACCAGAAATGGTCGGATGAGGCGTTCCGCAAGGGCAAGGTGTCCCAGTACGACCTGAACGTGAGTGGTGGAGATGCCAAGACGCGCTTCTACATCAGCACCACTTACAACGACCAGACGGGTATCATCATCGGTAACCGCTACCGTCGTGGCAGCGCCCGCGTCAACCTCGACCACTCCATCACGGAGAAGCTGCGCGTGGGGCTGAACCTGTCGTTGACCCGCTCGGTGAACGACCGGACGCCCAACGACAACGCCTTCTCCAACCCCGTTCAGCTGAACGCACTGCCGCCGATTCAGCCTAAGTTTGACGCCACTACCGGCCTGCTGAACCAGAACACGCTGTACTACAACAACCTGATTGATCTGGACCGCGGCTCCAACCGCGCCGGTACATACCGCTCGTTCAGCAACTTCAACCTGTCGTACCAGCCCATCAAGGACCTGACGCTGCGCACGGAAGCAGGTGCCGACTTCCTGAACCTCAATGAGGAACTGTACCGCGCGGCTGGTACCCAGGACGGTGGCAACACCGGCTACGGCTACAGCAACCAGGTGCAGGTTATCAACTACACCACCAACAACACGGCGGTCTACAACAAAACGCTCAACGAAGACCACAACGTGGAAGCGCTGGTGGGCTTCTCGTTCCAGCGTTCGGACACGAAGCGCACTTCGGCCGAAGGCCGTGGCTTCCCCAACGACCAGTTCACGAAAGTAGCCAGTGCTGCCATCAAAACGGCAGGTTCGTCGTCGTCGGCAGAAGGCTTCTCGTTCGTGTCGTACTTCGGCCGCCTCAACTACGCCTATCAGGGCAAATACCTGCTGTCGGGTAGCGTGCGCCGCGACGGTTCCTCGCGCTTCGGTACCAACAACCCGTACGGTACGTTCGGGGCCGGTTCCGTTGGCTGGGTTATTTCGGAGGAAAGCTTCCTGAAAGAAAACTCTATCATTAATCTGCTGAAGCTGCGGGCCAGCTACGGCCTGACGGGTAACGCCGAGATTGGCAACTTTGCCGCCCGCGGCCTATTTGGCGCCGTGCCCTACGCCGACCAGGCGGGTATCCGCCCGAGCACCGTGGTAGGCAACCCCGACCTGACCTGGGAAAGCACTGCCCAGGCTGACCTGGGTCTGGAATTCGGTTTCCTTGACAACCGCATTTCGGGTGAAATCGACGTGTATAACAAGAAAACCTCTGACCTGCTGCTCAGCCGCCCGCTGGCTTTCAGCAACGGTTATTCCAGCGTGACGGAAAACGTAGGGGAACTGCGTAACCGCGGCCTCGAAATCTCCCTGAACACCCGCAACTTCGACAAGGAGTTCAAGTGGATCACCAACTTCAACATCTCGTTCAACCGCAACGAAATCACTTCCCTGGCGGCACCGATCCAGAGCCAGTACCTGGGCAGCGTGCGTGAGGGTGAGCCGATTGGTGTGTTCTACGGCCGTAAGTATGCCGGCGTAGATCCTGAGAACGGCGATGCGCTGTACTACAAAGCCGATGGCGCTACCACCAACGTGGCCTCGGAAGCGGCGCTGCAGGTGGTCGGCAACCCGACGCCGAAGTACACGGGCGGTATCACGAACAGCTTCTCCTGGAAAGGCATCGACCTGAGCGTGCTGGGCCAGTTTGTGTACGGCAACGACATCTATAATGCCGCCGGTATCTACCAATCGGCCAACGGTGACTATTTCGATAACCAGACGATTGACCAGCTGAAACGCTGGCAGCAGCCCGGCGACATTACCAACGTACCACAGGCCCGACTCTACGCGGCCAACGGCACGGTGCAGTCGTCGCGTTGGGTGACCAAAGGCTCGTTCCTACGCGTGAAAAACGTAACGCTGGGCTACAACATTCCGCAGACGCTGGCCAAGCGAGGCTACCTGCAGTCGGCCCGGATTTACGTGTCGGCCCAGAACCTGTTCACCATCACCAACTACGATGGCTACGACCCAGAAGTGAACACGGCGGCCTTCGGTTTGGCTAACTACTTGGTTGGCCACGACTTCTATACCCCGCCGCTGGCTAAAACCTTTCTGGTTGGCATCAACGTGGGCTTCTAA
- the aceB gene encoding malate synthase A, producing MSPFADLEPAVAAPTFLTPERVKITGVYSPEFAEILTPSALAFVAELHRRFDHTRQALLKRREERQQAFEAGQLPDFLPETRIIREKPWTVAPIPADLQDRRVEITGPVERKMIINALNSGAKVFMADLEDSNSPTWANVVEGQRNLRDAVRRTISLSTPTKEYTLNEKTAVLMVRPRGWHLLEKHMLVDGEPVSASLFDFGLYYFHNAHELCARGTAPYFYLPKIESHLEARLWNDVFGFAQWSLKQHKCTIKATVLIETLPAAFELNEILYELREHSAGLNCGRWDYIFSYIKRLGLKPEFRLPNRADVNMAVPFMAAYSQLVIQTCHRRGVHAIGGMAAQIPIKNNPEANEAALEKVRLDKVREARNGHDGTWVAHPGLVPVALAVFDELMPEPNQIANKREDLVVTAEDLVRAPAGQITEDGVKLNIDVAVQYLESWLGGNGCVPIYNLMEDAATAEISRAQVWQWLHTPGTVLADGRPLTVELYRSLVPGQLNKIEALVGEERYAAGRYIEAARLFDKLVMSEKFIEFLTVAAYEQLK from the coding sequence ATGTCGCCCTTCGCCGACCTCGAACCTGCCGTAGCTGCTCCCACCTTCCTGACGCCGGAGCGCGTGAAAATTACCGGGGTGTATTCGCCGGAATTCGCGGAAATCCTGACGCCCTCGGCGCTGGCCTTCGTGGCCGAGCTGCACCGCCGCTTCGACCACACGCGGCAGGCGTTGCTCAAGCGTCGCGAGGAGCGGCAGCAGGCATTCGAGGCCGGTCAGCTGCCCGATTTCCTGCCCGAAACCCGCATCATTCGTGAGAAGCCCTGGACCGTGGCGCCCATTCCGGCCGATCTGCAGGACCGCCGGGTGGAAATCACGGGGCCGGTAGAGCGGAAGATGATCATCAACGCCCTGAATTCGGGGGCCAAGGTGTTCATGGCTGATCTGGAGGATTCCAACTCGCCCACCTGGGCCAACGTGGTGGAAGGCCAGCGCAACCTGCGCGACGCCGTGCGCCGCACCATCTCGCTGAGCACGCCCACCAAAGAGTACACCCTCAATGAGAAAACCGCCGTGCTGATGGTGCGGCCCCGCGGCTGGCACCTGCTAGAAAAGCACATGCTCGTGGATGGCGAGCCGGTCAGCGCTTCGCTCTTCGATTTCGGCCTCTACTACTTCCACAACGCCCACGAGCTGTGCGCCCGCGGCACGGCCCCGTATTTCTACCTGCCCAAAATCGAGAGCCACCTGGAGGCCCGCCTCTGGAACGACGTGTTCGGGTTTGCGCAATGGTCGCTGAAGCAGCACAAATGCACCATCAAGGCCACGGTGCTGATCGAGACGCTGCCGGCCGCCTTCGAGCTGAATGAAATTCTGTATGAGCTGCGCGAGCACAGCGCCGGCCTCAACTGCGGCCGCTGGGACTACATTTTCAGCTATATCAAACGTCTGGGCCTGAAGCCGGAATTCCGCCTGCCAAACCGCGCCGACGTGAATATGGCCGTGCCGTTTATGGCCGCCTACTCGCAGCTCGTCATCCAGACATGCCACCGCCGCGGCGTGCACGCCATCGGGGGCATGGCCGCCCAGATTCCCATCAAAAACAACCCCGAAGCCAACGAAGCCGCCTTGGAAAAAGTCCGGCTGGACAAGGTGCGCGAGGCCCGCAATGGCCACGACGGCACCTGGGTGGCGCACCCCGGCCTCGTGCCGGTAGCGCTGGCCGTGTTCGACGAGCTGATGCCCGAGCCCAACCAGATTGCCAACAAGCGCGAGGACTTGGTAGTAACGGCCGAGGATTTGGTGCGGGCTCCCGCGGGCCAGATCACCGAGGACGGCGTCAAGCTCAACATCGACGTGGCGGTGCAGTATCTGGAATCCTGGCTGGGCGGCAACGGCTGCGTGCCCATCTACAACCTGATGGAAGACGCCGCCACCGCCGAAATCAGCCGGGCGCAGGTGTGGCAGTGGCTGCACACGCCCGGCACCGTACTCGCCGATGGCCGTCCGCTCACGGTGGAGCTCTACCGCAGCCTGGTGCCGGGCCAGCTAAATAAAATTGAGGCTTTAGTAGGGGAGGAGCGCTACGCCGCCGGCCGTTACATCGAAGCTGCCCGCCTGTTCGATAAGCTGGTGATGAGCGAGAAATTCATCGAGTTCCTGACCGTAGCGGCCTACGAGCAGCTGAAATAG
- a CDS encoding RagB/SusD family nutrient uptake outer membrane protein — protein MKTIFFRSAALAALGLTLGLGSCDKKLDIEPFQSIDASTALSTEANVTSAVVGLYATIGGSNLYGTNLILTPELMAADGYINFQGTFANFRQLARRLTNSDNATAAQIWQSAYQSINQSNLIIDALPVVATPSLKSRYEGEARFIRAIMYFELVRLYANQYVAGANNSQPGVPISLVPVKTIQEASVLGSRASVEAVYTQIIADLTQAATLLPANNGTYASQFTAKALLARVYLQQGNFAAARTQANDVITGSGKTLSPTLQSVFTGRNTSETLLEIQQNDQNNAGTANEGLATLFSNIGQQGRGDIQVLTAFASQYEETDARGRSQLIYVGTGTNRPAGQLRSGKYTAFGQNIPIIRLAEMYLIRAETAFRAGDAVTALADVNRVRARSGATPLTAATLTLNTILRERQLELAFEGFRLHDLKRTGTNIVTATTPPVVVPITSNILVLPIPKRETDLNPNLVQNPGY, from the coding sequence ATGAAAACGATATTTTTTCGGTCGGCCGCCCTCGCCGCGTTGGGCCTGACGCTGGGCCTGGGCTCGTGCGACAAGAAGCTTGACATTGAACCCTTCCAGTCGATTGATGCCAGCACGGCACTGTCGACGGAGGCCAACGTAACCAGTGCTGTGGTGGGCCTGTACGCCACCATTGGCGGTTCTAACCTGTACGGTACCAACCTGATCCTGACGCCGGAACTGATGGCTGCCGACGGCTACATCAACTTCCAGGGAACGTTTGCCAACTTCCGGCAGCTGGCCCGCCGCCTCACCAACTCCGACAACGCCACGGCCGCGCAGATCTGGCAGTCGGCCTATCAGTCCATCAACCAGAGCAACCTGATCATCGACGCGCTGCCGGTGGTGGCTACGCCCAGCCTGAAGTCGCGCTACGAAGGCGAAGCCCGCTTCATCCGGGCCATCATGTACTTCGAGCTGGTACGCCTGTACGCCAACCAGTATGTGGCAGGCGCCAACAACTCGCAGCCGGGCGTTCCGATCAGCTTGGTGCCGGTTAAAACCATTCAGGAGGCCTCGGTGCTGGGCTCACGCGCTTCGGTAGAGGCCGTTTACACCCAGATAATTGCCGATCTGACGCAGGCCGCTACGCTGCTGCCCGCCAACAACGGCACGTATGCTTCCCAGTTTACGGCCAAGGCGCTGCTGGCGCGCGTGTACCTGCAGCAAGGCAACTTCGCCGCCGCCCGCACGCAGGCCAACGACGTGATTACCGGCAGCGGCAAAACCTTGTCCCCTACGTTGCAGTCGGTTTTCACGGGTCGTAACACGTCGGAAACACTGCTGGAAATTCAGCAAAACGACCAGAACAACGCCGGTACGGCCAACGAAGGTCTGGCCACGTTGTTTTCCAACATCGGCCAGCAGGGCCGCGGCGATATTCAGGTGCTGACCGCTTTTGCCAGTCAGTATGAAGAGACCGACGCACGCGGCCGCTCGCAGCTCATCTATGTGGGCACAGGCACCAACCGCCCGGCCGGCCAGCTGCGCTCCGGCAAGTACACGGCTTTCGGCCAGAACATTCCGATCATTCGCTTAGCGGAGATGTACCTGATCCGGGCCGAAACGGCTTTTCGGGCGGGTGATGCCGTTACGGCGCTGGCTGATGTCAACCGCGTCCGGGCCCGGTCGGGCGCTACGCCGCTGACGGCCGCCACGCTCACGCTGAACACCATTCTGCGGGAGCGGCAGCTGGAACTGGCGTTTGAAGGTTTCCGCCTGCATGATCTGAAGCGCACCGGCACCAACATCGTGACGGCTACCACGCCGCCAGTTGTTGTTCCCATCACCAGCAACATCCTGGTGCTGCCGATTCCAAAGCGCGAAACCGACCTGAACCCGAACCTGGTACAGAATCCCGGCTACTAG